The Puntigrus tetrazona isolate hp1 chromosome 19, ASM1883169v1, whole genome shotgun sequence genome has a segment encoding these proteins:
- the fbxl6 gene encoding LOW QUALITY PROTEIN: F-box/LRR-repeat protein 6 (The sequence of the model RefSeq protein was modified relative to this genomic sequence to represent the inferred CDS: inserted 1 base in 1 codon), producing the protein MSSTIMDVSTSNPEPESSSAETLTAGSSTAETSQSASAKGKRLLKRKADSVKDDKSKKKKKKXIKRTMRPNYTVQEGEDMLLIISNINSSDSIWKPKRKGCRKKKVKAKGRSKTSANKTKKAPVKAKMLKVTEQAIDKKVDLESVGDDGFDCWGQSLPIEVLVKIFQLAVLQDGAVPFLCRVGRVCRLWNGAASSPILWHSVSVGYCWIEPGKSQLPGTEQKIKNTIDWLAENRLSQLREFSLCHWKKHVDYVIQKVSQSCNLHSLKLSYCMGMTETAFQNLGAHCQSLENINLQHSEFNVDGLVTFLEAYGNQIKKIYFTHSTKSDKLLSALSKGCCPELMLLEINTKLDGGYCQLPICIQALQIGCPKLQTFRLMNVTPVPKMIRNTPSSTSGFPVLEELCIATSSHSFMTDTDLNNVLHGSPHLRVLDLRGASRITATGLYALPCEKLECLYWGLYFNSNTMVTSKKGIHMLAHKWSNTLRELDLANQPFSEEDMEIAMGHLAHGAGVDLFRSLNLSGTKITSSALRLLISQSLALKYLNLSSCRYLPRGLKRIYHGREDIQLLLDKLH; encoded by the exons ATGTCAAGCACAATAATGGACGTGTCCACCTCAAACCCAGAGCCCGAGTCTTCTTCTGCAGAAACGCTAACTGCTGGATCCAGCACAGCTGAGACATCCCAGTCCGCATCTGCAAAAGGAAAAAGgcttttgaaaagaaaagcgGATTCGGTTAAGGAtgacaaaagcaaaaagaaaaagaaaa ctataAAACGAACTATGAGGCCAAATTACACCGTGCAGGAGGGAGAGGACATGCTTTtgattatatcaaatataaacagTAGTGACAGCATATGGAAGCCCAAGCGGAAGGGATGTAGGAAAAAGAAGGTAAAAGCGAAAGGCAGGAGTAAAACCTCtgctaacaaaacaaaaaaagcaccagtaaaagcaaaaatgctCAAAGTCACAGAGCAAGCCATTGATAAGAAAGTTGATTTGGAGAGTGTTGGTGATGATGGCTTTGACTGCTGGGGTCAGAGCTTGCCAATAGAGGTCTTGGTGAAAATCTTTCAGCTCGCAGTTCTCCAGGATGGAGCCGTACCTTTTCTGTGCAG GGTAGGCAGAGTTTGCCGGCTATGGAATGGAGCTGCATCCTCTCCGATCTTGTGGCACAGTGTGTCAGTTGGCTACTGCTGGATTGAACCCGGTAAGAGTCAATTACCTGGGACAGAACAGAAGATTAAAAACACTATAGACTGGCTCGCTGAAAACAG ATTATCTCAGTTGAGAGAGTTCTCCCTTTGCCACTGGAAAAAACATGTTGATTATGTGATTCag AAAGTTTCACAGTCATGCAATCTTCATTCTCTCAAGCTGTCTTACTGCATGGGGATGACAGAAACTGCCTTCCAAAACCTTGGTGCTCACTGTCAGTCATTAGAGAATATCAATTTGCAACACTCAGAG tttaatgtTGATGGTCTGGTGACCTTCCTTGAGGCATATGGcaaccaaataaagaaaatatacttCACACACAGCACCAAGAGTGACAAACTACTCAGTGCTTTATCC AAGGGTTGCTGTCCTGAGCTAATGCTGCTGGAGATCAATACTAAGCTAGATGGAGGATACTGCCAGCTTCCTATCTGTATTCAAGCTTTGCAGATTGGATGCCCTAAACTTCAg acttttagGTTGATGAATGTAACTCCAGTTCCTAAAATGATCCGCAACACACCCAGTTCAACATCTGGTTTTCCCGTGCTAGAGGAGCTGTGCATTGCCACTTCCTCTCACTCTTTCATGACCGACACTGACCTGAACAATGTGCTCCATGGCTCCCCCCACCTGCGTGTGCTGGACCTGCGTGGTGCCTCTCGCATCACAGCCACTGGCCTCTATGCTCTGCCTTGTGAGA AACTGGAGTGTCTGTATTGGGGCCTGTACTTCAACAGCAATACTATGGTAACATCCAAGAAAGGCATACACATGCTTGCCCACAAATGGAGCAACACCCTCAGAGAGCTTGATTTGGCCAACCAGCCATTTTCAGAAGAAGACATGGAGATTGCCATGGGACATCTTGCACATGGTGCTGGAGTCGATTTGTTTCGCTCCCTTAACCTCAGTGGTACTAAAATCACTTCATCTGCACTCAG gTTGCTAATTAGCCAGTCCTTGGCACTGAAGTACTTGAATCTGTCTTCTTGTCGGTATCTGCCCAGAGGACTCAAACGAATATATCATGGTCGAGAAGACATTCAGCTACTACTGGACAAATTACACTGA